A single Cannabis sativa cultivar Pink pepper isolate KNU-18-1 chromosome 7, ASM2916894v1, whole genome shotgun sequence DNA region contains:
- the LOC115697577 gene encoding pentatricopeptide repeat-containing protein At4g18975, chloroplastic: MENAMLLSSGYSIGCHLYSSSCKISKSQKKIGFLIFTAKANPSHGKLVMNSSYRKRSSKLSGEPQTSSNTIEKRTTVKKAGKREHHLWKKRDSAGSGQKALNLIRIISDLPNEKEAVYGALNKWIAWETEFPVIAAAKALRILRKRSQWKRVIQVAKWMLSKGQGATMGTYDALLLAFDMDQRVDEAEALWNMILHTHKRSISKQLFSRMISLYDHHGMKDKIIEVFADMEELRVRPDDDTVRRVAYAFQELGQEEKKNLLVRKYGCKWKYIHFKGERIRVRRDAFSEEEDDES; this comes from the exons ATGGAGAATGCAATGCTTTTAAGTTCTGGTTACTCAATTGGGTGTCATCTTTACTCATCAAGCTGCAAAATTTCTAAGTCCCAGAAGAAAATCGGGTTTCTTATCTTTACTGCAAAG GCAAACCCTTCTCATGGAAAGTTGGTGATGAACTCTTCCTATCGGAAGAGGTCTAGCAAGCTTAGTGGAGAGCCACAAACCAGCTCAAACACAATTGAAAA GAGGACAACAGTCAAGAAAGCAGGGAAGAGAGAGCATCACTTAtggaagaaaagagattctgcTGGTTCGGGGCAGAAGGCACTCAATCTTATTAGAATA ATATCTGATCTTCCTAATGAGAAAGAGGCTGTGTATGGAGCATTAAACAAATGGATAGCTTGGGAAACTGAGTTTCCTGTGATTGCAGCAGCTAAGGCTTTGAGAATTTTACGAAAGAGGAGTCAATGGAAACGCGTAATCCAA GTAGCAAAATGGATGTTGAGCAAAGGTCAAGGAGCGACAATGGGGACATACGACGCTCTTCTACTAGCGTTCGATATGGATCAGAGAGTTGATGAAGCTGAAGCACTATGGAACATGATTTTGCATACTCATAAACGTTCTATCTCGAAGCAATTGTTTTCTAGAATGATTTCTTTGTATGATCATCATGGCATGAAAGATAAGATAATAGAG GTATTCGCAGACATGGAGGAACTGCGTGTAAGACCGGATGATGATACTGTGAGAAGAGTGGCTTATGCTTTTCAGGAATTAGGccaagaagagaagaaaaacctTCTTGTAAGAAAATATGGATGCAAATGGAAGTACATTCACTTCAAGGGCGAACGAATTAGGGTGCGAAGGGACGCATTTTCTGAGGAAGAAGACGATGAAAGTTGA